From Melospiza melodia melodia isolate bMelMel2 chromosome 19, bMelMel2.pri, whole genome shotgun sequence, one genomic window encodes:
- the HRH3 gene encoding histamine H3 receptor: MESAGALNGSAAAAGRFAAAGTAALGALMALLIAVTVAGNALVMLAFVADSSLRTQNNFFLLNLAISDFLVGAFCIPLYVPYVLTGRWIFGRSLCKLWLVVDYLLCTSSVFNIVLISYDRFLSVTRAVAYRAQQGNTRQAVLKMVMVWVLAFLLYGPAIISWEYISGQSIIPSGECYAEFFYNWYFLMTASTLEFFTPFISVMFFNLSIYLNIQKRTKMRLDVLHEVHNQSFTEEMERSPEAKLSLKCCKWEQKESAETLDLSKSKAQAAASTSSLDAKDLLEMSSESSRKPKCCDKKSCKTSASTLSSEKRVKIVSQSTTQHFRLSRDKKVAKSLAIIVGIFGVCWAPYTLLMIIRAGCHGQCISEFWYETSFWLLWINSAVNPVLYPLCHSSFRRAFIKLLCPKKLKVQPHYALQNY, translated from the exons ATGGAGAGCGCCGGGGCGCTGAacggctccgccgccgccgccgggcgctTCGCGGCCGCGGGCACGGCAGCGCTGGGCGCGCTCATGGCCCTGCTCATCGCCGTCACCGTGGCGGGCAACGCGCTCGTCATGCTGGCCTTCGTGGCGGACTCCAGCCTGCGCACCCAGAACAACTTCTTCCTCCTCAACCTGGCCATCTCGGATTTCCTCGTAG GCGCTTTCTGCATCCCCCTGTACGTGCCCTATGTGCTGACGGGGAGATGGATCTTCGGGAGAAGCCTCTGCAAACTCTGGCTGGTGGTTGATTACTTGCTGTGCACCTCTTCGGTCTTCAACATCGTCCTAATTAGCTACGACAGGTTCCTCTCGGTGACAAGAGCG GTCGCCTACAGAGCCCAGCAAGGCAACACCAGGCAAGCAGTGCTGAAGATGGTGATGGTGTGGGTGTTGGCATTCCTGCTGTATGGACCTGCCATTATCAGCTGGGAGTACATATCAGGCCAGAGCATCATCCCCAGTGGGGAATGCTATGCTGAGTTCTTCTACAACTGGTATTTCCTCATGACAGCCTCCACGCTGGAGTTTTTCACCCCTTTCATCAGCGTGATGTTTTTCAACCTGAGCATTTACCTGAACATCCAGAAGCGCACCAAAATGCGCCTGGACGTTCTCCACGAAGTGCACAACCAGTCCTTCACTGAGGAGATGGAAAGGAGCCCAGAGGCAAAGCTTTCTTTGAAATGCTGTAAGTGGGAGCAGAAGGAGTCAGCTGAAACCCTCGACCTCTCTAAGAGCAAAGCTCAAGCAGCAGCCTCCACTTCCAGCCTGGATGCCAAAGACCTGCTGGAAATGAGCTCGGAGAGCTCCAGGAAACCCAAGTGTTGCGACAAAAAGAGCTGCAAAACTTCAGCCTCCACTCTGTCCTCAGAGAAACGGGTGAAGATCGTGTCCCAGAGCACAACCCAACACTTCAGGCTCTCCAGGGACAAGAAAGTGGCCAAATCACTGGCCATCATTGTGGGCATCTTTGGGGTTTGCTGGGCACCGTACACCCTCCTGATGATCATCCGCGCTGGCTGCCACGGCCAGTGCATCTCCGAGTTCTGGTATGAGACTTCTTTCTGGCTGCTGTGGATCAACTCAGCTGTCAACCCTGTCCTGTACCCTCTCTGCCACTCCAGCTTCAGGAGGGCTTTTATTAAACTCCTTTGCCCCAAGAAGCTGAAGGTTCAGCCTCACTATGCCCTTCAGAACTACTGA